The proteins below come from a single Pedobacter aquae genomic window:
- a CDS encoding phytoene desaturase family protein, whose translation MKYDAIIVGSGPNGLAAAITLQQAGVSVLLLEGKDTIGGGMRTQELTLPGFKHDVCSAIHPMAMGSPFFSKLPLAKHGLEFIQAPLAAAHPFDDGKAAFLSKSIEETASYLGKDKETYLKLIQPVVNHWDEIAEDTMGPLSFPSHPFLLAQFGLNAIRSANAIAAKFKTKEAKGLWGGMSAHAIQPLSNWASAAIGLILSAVGHKHGWPIPKGGSQAIANALASYFISLGGKIETGIMVKNIKELPPHQVVLFDVTPKQLLSIAGEEFSSLYKWQLERYRHGMGVFKVDWALSDPTPFTADACKKAATVHLGNTYQEIESSELSSSQGIHPEKPFVLFSQQSLFDKSRAPEGKHTAWAYCHVPHGSVMDMTDAIENQIERFAPGFKDTILAKHRMNTVQMEAYNPNYIGGDINGGIIDLAQLYTRPAVKISPYRTSSKRIYICSSSTPPGGGVHGMCGYHAAKTVLSDIYKINLL comes from the coding sequence ATGAAATACGATGCTATTATAGTTGGTTCGGGACCCAATGGTTTAGCTGCAGCAATAACGCTGCAGCAAGCCGGGGTTTCTGTTTTGTTGTTAGAAGGTAAAGATACCATTGGCGGTGGCATGCGTACACAAGAATTAACTTTGCCAGGGTTTAAACATGATGTGTGTTCGGCTATTCATCCCATGGCAATGGGTTCACCTTTTTTTTCGAAATTACCTTTAGCAAAACACGGACTGGAGTTTATTCAAGCTCCGCTAGCAGCAGCCCATCCTTTTGATGATGGAAAGGCCGCTTTTTTATCAAAATCTATTGAGGAGACCGCATCTTATTTAGGTAAGGATAAAGAAACCTACTTAAAACTTATTCAGCCAGTTGTTAACCACTGGGATGAAATAGCAGAAGATACCATGGGGCCTTTAAGCTTTCCATCGCATCCTTTTTTGTTGGCTCAGTTTGGTTTAAATGCTATTAGGTCTGCCAATGCTATAGCGGCTAAATTTAAAACAAAAGAGGCTAAGGGTTTATGGGGCGGAATGTCTGCTCATGCCATACAACCTTTAAGTAACTGGGCTTCGGCAGCTATTGGTTTAATTTTATCTGCCGTAGGGCATAAACATGGTTGGCCTATTCCTAAAGGTGGCTCGCAAGCTATTGCAAATGCGTTAGCATCTTATTTTATTTCTTTAGGAGGTAAAATAGAAACAGGCATTATGGTTAAAAATATTAAAGAGTTGCCACCGCATCAGGTTGTATTGTTTGATGTAACGCCTAAGCAACTTTTAAGCATTGCAGGCGAAGAATTTTCTAGTCTTTACAAATGGCAATTAGAACGCTATCGACATGGTATGGGAGTTTTTAAAGTAGACTGGGCTTTAAGCGATCCTACACCATTTACTGCCGATGCTTGTAAAAAAGCAGCAACCGTACATTTAGGTAATACTTATCAAGAGATAGAAAGTTCAGAATTAAGCTCGTCTCAAGGTATCCACCCAGAAAAGCCGTTTGTTTTATTCTCTCAGCAAAGTTTATTTGATAAAAGTAGAGCACCAGAAGGGAAGCATACCGCATGGGCTTATTGCCACGTTCCGCATGGCTCTGTTATGGATATGACTGATGCTATAGAAAATCAGATAGAGCGTTTTGCACCTGGTTTTAAGGATACTATTTTAGCAAAACATCGTATGAATACTGTACAAATGGAAGCTTATAATCCTAATTATATTGGTGGTGATATTAATGGTGGAATCATTGATTTGGCTCAGTTGTATACGAGGCCAGCGGTAAAAATTTCGCCTTATCGTACATCATCTAAAAGAATTTATATATGTTCTTCATCAACACCGCCTGGCGGAGGTGTGCATGGTATGTGTGGTTATCATGCAGCAAAAACTGTGTTAAGTGATATTTATAAAATCAATTTATTATAA
- a CDS encoding YeiH family protein, protein MSTIKKEWVHEDWAVVILGASIIVISLLGFLLPVPNFNWESLSVLNTDIFNIKNLEILLMQFVLVIAVAILGAFLTGKSIKHLLIVFPVVYLLTILALLLAGNDFVKSINLEAVIFSLSIGLLIGNFFKIPAWFRAALSTELYVKIGLVLLGTSVIFSDILKAGSLGLVQALLVVLSVWYFAFWLCKKLKIDQELTMMISSAVSICGVSAAIATSGAIQGNSKKLSYVISMVLITAIPMMIFMPYLAQYFGLSQEVTGAWLGGSIDTTGAVVASGSLVGEEALKISTIVKFSQNVLLGLAAFAISIYWSFTQTKNNEAGRPEKPTLKIIWDRFPKFVIGFIAASLIFSFLVPTETVSTVKGSLKNLQGLWFALAFTSIGLETNFKDLFAENSKQPFYAFLIAQVFNVVVTLVIAYFLFG, encoded by the coding sequence ATGTCGACAATTAAAAAAGAATGGGTTCATGAAGATTGGGCTGTTGTTATTTTAGGAGCAAGCATCATTGTTATTTCGCTTCTTGGTTTTTTATTACCAGTTCCTAATTTCAATTGGGAATCTTTATCCGTATTAAATACAGATATCTTTAATATCAAAAATTTAGAAATACTACTTATGCAGTTTGTATTGGTAATAGCGGTTGCTATCCTAGGAGCTTTTCTTACCGGGAAATCTATTAAACATTTACTTATTGTTTTTCCTGTGGTGTATTTGTTAACAATTCTTGCTCTTTTATTGGCAGGAAATGATTTTGTAAAATCTATCAATTTAGAGGCTGTTATTTTTAGTTTATCTATTGGATTGCTTATCGGTAATTTTTTTAAAATACCGGCTTGGTTTAGGGCAGCCTTATCTACCGAGCTTTATGTGAAAATTGGCTTAGTTTTATTAGGTACCAGCGTTATTTTTTCTGATATCCTAAAAGCTGGTTCTTTAGGATTAGTACAAGCTTTATTGGTGGTATTATCGGTTTGGTATTTTGCTTTCTGGCTGTGTAAAAAGCTTAAAATAGATCAGGAATTAACCATGATGATTTCTAGTGCGGTATCCATTTGCGGGGTTTCAGCAGCTATTGCAACATCTGGCGCTATTCAGGGTAATTCTAAGAAATTGTCTTATGTAATTTCTATGGTATTAATCACAGCTATCCCGATGATGATTTTCATGCCTTACTTAGCTCAATATTTCGGTTTATCTCAAGAAGTAACAGGGGCTTGGCTTGGTGGAAGTATTGATACCACAGGGGCGGTTGTTGCATCGGGTTCTTTGGTGGGCGAGGAAGCCTTAAAAATAAGTACCATAGTGAAGTTCTCTCAGAATGTACTGCTAGGTTTAGCCGCTTTTGCCATCAGTATTTATTGGTCTTTTACACAAACCAAAAATAATGAAGCAGGAAGACCAGAAAAGCCAACCTTAAAAATTATTTGGGATAGGTTTCCTAAGTTTGTTATTGGTTTTATAGCTGCATCTTTAATTTTCTCCTTTTTAGTACCTACAGAAACGGTGTCTACCGTGAAAGGGAGTTTAAAAAATCTTCAGGGATTATGGTTTGCCTTAGCTTTTACCAGTATTGGCTTAGAAACAAATTTTAAAGATTTATTTGCCGAAAATAGTAAACAACCATTTTATGCTTTTTTAATAGCACAAGTATTTAATGTAGTGGTAACGCTAGTGATTGCTTACTTTTTGTTTGGATAA
- a CDS encoding chromate transporter produces the protein MQKKYTLKDIVIYFLKLGTWGFGGPVALVEYMQRDLVEDKKWISQEEYKEGLALAQLAPGPLAAQLGIYLGFVHYRILGATLVGLAFVLPSFLMVLTLGVAYKLYSGLAWMQAVFYGVSAAVIGIIALSAYKLTIKSISKINLKGLQDNWLLWVFYLVGAVSTIVLQREEILLFILTGLIYMLVKAKPKKLQNTANLPVIAFYFLPIITYAKGTLPKMALFFLKAGAFVFGSGLAIVPFLHAGVVQEYKWLTENEFVDAVAVAMITPGPVVITVGFIGYLVAGFSGASIAAGATFLPCYLFTILLAPSFKKISQNQQIKLFVDGITATVIGALVGSVIVIASRSIIDLTTVIIALASVLGLMYFKKLKEPHIILIAALIGLILKNLL, from the coding sequence ATGCAAAAAAAATACACACTTAAAGATATTGTTATTTATTTCCTCAAACTTGGCACTTGGGGCTTTGGCGGACCTGTAGCTTTGGTAGAATACATGCAAAGAGATTTAGTGGAAGACAAAAAATGGATTTCTCAGGAAGAATATAAAGAAGGCTTGGCCTTAGCACAGTTAGCCCCAGGACCACTAGCAGCACAGCTAGGTATTTATTTAGGCTTTGTACATTACAGAATATTAGGTGCAACATTAGTAGGTTTGGCCTTTGTACTACCCTCCTTTTTAATGGTACTCACTTTAGGTGTTGCCTATAAGCTTTACAGTGGTTTAGCTTGGATGCAAGCTGTTTTTTATGGCGTTAGCGCTGCTGTTATAGGTATTATTGCATTAAGTGCTTATAAATTAACCATCAAATCTATTAGCAAAATCAACCTTAAAGGTTTACAGGATAACTGGCTTTTATGGGTGTTTTACTTAGTTGGCGCTGTTAGTACAATTGTCTTACAGCGAGAAGAAATTCTATTATTCATATTAACAGGGTTGATTTATATGTTGGTAAAAGCTAAGCCCAAAAAGCTACAAAACACAGCAAATTTACCCGTTATTGCGTTTTACTTTTTACCTATAATTACCTATGCAAAAGGCACTTTACCTAAAATGGCCTTATTTTTCTTAAAAGCCGGAGCTTTTGTTTTTGGTAGTGGTTTAGCCATTGTACCTTTTTTACATGCCGGTGTAGTGCAAGAGTATAAATGGTTAACAGAAAATGAATTTGTTGATGCCGTTGCCGTTGCTATGATTACCCCAGGACCAGTAGTTATTACCGTAGGTTTTATAGGTTATTTGGTTGCTGGTTTCTCGGGAGCTTCAATTGCTGCGGGAGCAACCTTTTTACCTTGCTATTTGTTCACCATCTTACTAGCACCCTCTTTCAAAAAGATTTCTCAAAATCAGCAAATTAAACTTTTTGTTGATGGCATTACTGCAACAGTTATTGGTGCCTTGGTAGGTTCGGTTATTGTAATTGCTAGTCGCTCTATAATAGATTTAACTACTGTGATAATAGCCTTAGCATCCGTTTTAGGATTAATGTATTTCAAAAAACTAAAGGAACCCCATATCATTTTAATAGCGGCACTTATTGGTCTTATCCTTAAAAACTTACTTTGA
- a CDS encoding chromate resistance protein ChrB domain-containing protein: MKWITRKRPKIDRIACPWLIKRFIDADAEIIYVAEQDVIRKARELGAIPFDVPHVEFTHYQDKCTFDYFIEKYKLEDEALTTLSLIVRGADTDAHHLAPQASGLWAISAGLAYNYKDDDELLEIGLTIYDALYSWAKHLKHVKHTQNTTDSLFLDVYHKYLKHQKEQGKKTPSWAKELKEIIQDQIDININVSLKDVSEELNVNPAYISREFAKHFDNLSFGDYIRKLRIEKAISLIESTDYKLSEIAFLTGFSDQSHFTRIFKKIYDVSPAQYKKALKSKIHPKGKISSK; the protein is encoded by the coding sequence ATGAAATGGATTACCAGAAAAAGGCCTAAAATTGATAGAATAGCTTGCCCTTGGCTTATTAAAAGATTTATTGATGCTGATGCAGAAATAATTTATGTAGCAGAGCAAGATGTTATAAGAAAAGCTCGAGAGTTGGGCGCAATTCCGTTTGATGTCCCTCATGTAGAGTTTACCCATTATCAAGATAAATGTACTTTCGATTATTTTATTGAGAAATACAAGCTAGAAGACGAGGCGCTTACTACCCTATCTTTAATTGTTAGAGGTGCCGATACAGATGCCCATCATTTAGCCCCACAAGCATCTGGTTTATGGGCAATCTCCGCTGGTTTGGCTTATAATTATAAAGATGATGATGAACTTTTAGAGATAGGACTTACTATTTACGATGCTTTATACAGTTGGGCAAAACATTTAAAGCATGTTAAACATACCCAAAACACTACCGATAGTTTGTTTCTTGATGTTTATCATAAATATCTGAAACATCAAAAAGAGCAGGGTAAAAAAACGCCATCCTGGGCAAAAGAACTCAAGGAAATTATACAAGACCAAATAGACATTAATATAAATGTTAGTTTAAAAGATGTTTCCGAAGAGTTAAACGTTAACCCAGCTTATATATCCCGAGAGTTTGCTAAACATTTTGATAATCTTTCTTTTGGAGATTATATTAGAAAACTACGCATAGAAAAAGCTATATCTTTAATAGAAAGCACTGATTATAAATTATCAGAAATAGCTTTTCTTACGGGATTTTCAGATCAAAGTCATTTCACCAGAATCTTCAAAAAAATTTATGATGTTAGCCCTGCTCAATATAAAAAAGCTTTAAAAAGTAAAATACATCCAAAAGGTAAAATCTCTTCTAAATAG